CATAATAAAGTCTTCCTGCATTGTTGTGATCATTATATTCCTAGTTACCCAAGCCCAACCTCCAAAGAGTACGAAGACTATTGTAAATATTGGAAGGACTAACCTTTTTGCAACATCAAGGACGTGAGCTAATCCTGTTAAATTAGGATCTGGCATTGAATTAGCAGGGAACCATCCGAGCTTAAATGCGAAGATAAGTAGGGACATCATTCCAAACCACCACATTGGAATACTTGTAGTTACTAGGGCCAGGATAGATAGCGATCTATCGAATGCACTCCCCACCATTTGAGCAGCTTTTACACCCAAGAGAAGCCCTATTATGATGACTATAATTTGAGCCGTTGTGAAGAGGAGTATCGTCCTTGGAAGGGCTAATGAAATTATGTTCTTTACGTTTCTCTCAGTTCCAAATATCGGTATTCTCGTATTACCAAAATCTAACATTATCGTCCTCTTTGAATAATACAAGACTCTCCACCAATAGGGTCTATCTAATTTAAATTGGTGCCTATAATAGGCAATTCTTTCAGCTCTCCACTCATCTGGATTAGCAGGGGCCCTTCCTCTTTGAGCTAAACTTTGATACTCAGAATTTATCAGCTCTTGGATTCTATTTTCTAGATCTTTCTCTGCTACCTTAACGAAGAGTGCTGAGACGACCAACGTCACTATCGAAAGCACTATTAGCGCGTTAATAATTCTAATGACAAGATATTTCCCTAATCCCATCTCACACCCTCCTGAACATTCCAGTTTTTGAAGGAACAAGTTTGAACATTATCTTTTTCAAGCTTGTAAAACTACCTTATATATCTTACTTTCGAAAGTCATCTAAACGATAAGCCGAAAGAACTAACGAGAAAGAGAGCTTAAGAGAAGGGTTTCTAAAATTTAAAAATCAAGGAGAAAACTAAAGGGGAGGAGAAATCAGCGCCTTCTCCTTAGGATTAATGGTATTGCTGCTAGTCCAACAATTAGTGCTGGTCCACAGATGCCTCCTCCGGTCTTGGTTTGGCTTGGTGAAGTTGTGGTAGTTGTAGTCTGAGATGGACTGGTGGTTTGCGTTGGACTAGGTGACGAAGTCGTAGTCTGTGTTTGGGTTTCAGTCTTGGTTGGGCTTGGAGATGAGGTAGTAGTCTCAGTCTTAGTTGGTGACTGTGGAGCTTCAGCAAGATAAGCACTCTTCATGACTATTGAGTTACCTAGACCAACTGCTGGATCCATGACTCTGAACTTGATCCTCTTGTTAACTGGGAAGAACTCCCAGTTCTCTGCTGTGAATACTCTGAAGCTCTCATAGATACCTAAGGCTGCACCGATCTTTGTAAGATCCCAGTACTTGGCCTCTGAGTCAAGAGTCTGGTTCTTGTAGTGGCTGGTGTAGATGAGCCATCCTACGTCGTCTGCTGTCCAGTTGAGTATTGGCTTAAGCTTGTCTGGGCTTGTGTAGTACTCAAGCTCTAACATGTCAATTGCTGATTGTATATCTCCCTCACCAAGGTACTTGAGAACTTCTTCTACTGTTGCTCTGTAGGTATTCTGTGGTGTGAACTTCCAACCAACGAATCCTGGACCGAACCATGCGGTTGTGTAGTACTGTAAGATCCTGCTTATTGAGAACTTCACGCTACCACCTGCAACCCAACCCTCAGTGTAGTAGTTCCATTCGTAGTTTGCTGGGTCTGAGAGGTAAACCATTTTGCTTGCTGTTCTTCTGTCAACGATTTTGACTTGGACGTCGAATCCGGCTTTCTTCAGTATGTTTGCAATGTAGTAAGCTTCATCCTTCCTCTCATCCTCCTGCCTACCAATACCAACGAGCTTAACAGGTTGACCGTTAAAGTACCCCTTACCATTAACCTTCTCAAGCTTGTAACCCATCTTAGCAAGATCCCTAGCGGCTTTCCTCATAGCATCATCAATAAGCTTAAGAGCATACTCCTCATCACCCTGAGCATCAAGACCATAGGCATCAAGTACTGGTTGTAACTTCTTAATAGCTAACTTGTCACCGCTTGTCCATGGGGTGAACATTGGGCCACCTGAACCCTGTAGGATGTTTTGGACGATGTAGTTCCTGTTGATTAGGTATTCTAGGGCAAATCTTATCTCCCTAATTGCGAATGGGTTGAAGTACTTCTTGTCACCAACGGTAACTAGGTACGGGTTATCCTTGTCGTGTACTGGGTTCCAAACCATGTCCCAGAATCCACCGATGTTAACGTACATGTCAATGTTGTTTCTGTCCTCTTCACTAAGTCCTGAGAACTTGAATGATGGGAATGAATACCAGGATAAGTCGTAGTCTCCCTTGGCAACACCTAGGATTATAGTATTCTCGTTCTGGATACCATAAAGCTCGATAACGTCAAAGTATGGTTCGAAGTTATACATGTCCTCGGCAAACTCTGGCTTGACCCACTTGTCAAATTTTATGTACTTGAGGTAGAGGTTCTCTGGCTTGTAAACGTCAATTATGTATGGACCATTTGAAATGAACATGTGGTTGTGCTGCTTAATAAAGTTGATAATATCATCATACTCCTTAATCTCATCCTGTTCGTTGTATATGAATTGCTTAAGAACGTCTGGAATGGGCTTCTCCTTCTTAAGCTTCTCCAACTCTTCCATGACAACCTTTGCATGGGCTGGGGTCAGCATGTCGATCTGTTGAATATCCTCAGTAGACTCACTGAAGGAGAAGAGTTGCTTACCTTGGGTCTGGTTAGCAAGCCTAGCCTTATTACTCTCAGCAACAACTTCGCTCATTGCATAGATTAGTTGCCATGGATAGGAGGTGTACGGTGTGAAGTACCAGTACTCATACCACTTATATGGTGGGAACGTGTACTTGTGATAGATCGTTATAACGAAGTGGTCATCATCCTCACTAACGACCTTAATTCCGAGGAGCTTTGCCATAGTCTCCGCGTTCCAATCAGCCTCGTTCTGGTCATAGTATGGATCATTGTCTCCATCCTGGCTAGTCCACTCCCACTCCCAATAGTAGCTGTATATAACATCGGCAACTGTTAGCTTGTGACCATCATGGAAGTAAATCTTCTGACACTTGAATGTAACTGCAACAGGGGCCGTCTGACCAGCATAGGCAGCTTCCCACTTCTTGCTTGTTGAATTGAAGATTACGGCATCACTGGGTATCTTGACGTTTTCCTTGGCCTCAACTATGGTACATCTGTATGGGTGATAGTCACCGTCTATTCCCCAAACTGAAGATCCTTCATCCTGGGCTAGGCTCGCTGCTCTAGTTGAATACACATCCCTGAATCCTGCTGCACTTGGATTCCAAACACCCATGAAGAGAGAACCAGTTGCTGAGTACATTGCTATCTTTAGAACCTTTTGCTCCTCTGCACTCACTGGATGTAGAAGGGGTGTCACTAACATTCCTAAGGCAACTAATATTGCTAATATACCAACTTTTTTCTTCATGTCCTACCACCTACACACTTTAGATCCAAATTTGAAACAGAGATGCCTAAGGTAGTGCTTACAAGGCATAACTTTATACACAAACTCTGATATTTAAGGATTGCGACTATTCCGCAAATTTAAGCTATAAATGGGTATTCGGCCAAGATTAGACAGGCTATAGCTCAAATTTATTAACAATTACGCTTAGTTCAATTTAACGTTAAAACCAACAGTATCACTCCATATTTTTCCCAAAAGTAACGTAGAACCAAAAAAGAAAGGTAGAAAAAACTTAAGAACCTTTTAATAACTTTCTAACTTTGGTGACCCAAGTGGATTTAGTTGTCGTTGGCAAATTTTTATTTAAAGAAAAGATCATTGACGGTTCGATAGGTATAGAGGATGACAAAATTGCAAAATTTTCTTTAAGAGAATTAAAAGGTGACAAAAAAATAAAGGTTGAAAAAGGGAAAATAATACTTCCAGGCCTCATCGATGTTCACGTTCATCTTAGGGATTTTAACGAAAGCTATAAGGAGACAATAGCAAGCGGAACAAAAGCTGCAATTCATGGAGGCATAACGACGGTTTTTGACATGCCCAACACGAAACCCCCGATAATGGATGAGAAAACGCTCAAGCTAAGAGAGTTGATATTTAAAAAGAAGAGCTACTCCGACTATGCACTAGGATTCCTTATAGCTGGAAATGAGCCTGCTAAGGCAGATTTCTATAAGATATTTATGGGGGCATCAACCGGTGGAATTTACTCAAAGAACTTTGAGGAAGATTACAAAAAGGCTCCCGATATCGTGAGCGTTCACGCAGAGGAGTATGAACTTATAAACAGATACCCAGAGAGGCCACCAATAGTTGAAGTTGTTGCAATAAAAAAGGCCCTCCAAGCAAGCAAAAAGATGAAGAAGCCACTACATATATGTCACGTTTCAACAAAAGATGGATTAAAAGAGATACTAAAAGCAAACATTCCCTGGGTGAGCTTTGAAGTAACCCCCCATCATCTTTTCTTAACGAGAAGGGATTATGAAAGGTCAAAACTTCTAAAGGTATACCCTCCCCTTAGGGATGAAGAAGACAGAAGGTATCTTTGGGAGAACCTGAAAAGTATTCCAATAATAGCGAGCGATCATGCTCCTCATACGTTAGAAGATAAAGAAGCTGGGGCTGCAGGTTTACCCGGGTTAGAGACAGAGGTAGCGCTTTTACTTGACGCTGTAAACAAAGGAATGATAACCATATGGGATATAGTTGCGAAGATGTCAATAAATCCGGCTAGAATATTCAAAATAAAGAACAAGGGATGGGAAGAAGGGAAGGATGCCGACTTGATAGTTGTAGATATGAAAAAGGAATGGACTATAAAAGCAGAAAACTTTTACACGAAAGCAAACTGGACACCTTATGAAGGGTGGAAGGTAAAAGGAAAAGTTATAATGACGATCTTGCGGGGAGAAGTAGTCATGGAAGATGATGAGATAATAGGAAAGCCCAGGGGGGAGAGAATTGTTAAGGAGGGTAACGCTCAAGGAAACTTGGGAAGTAGCCAAGAACATTAAAGCATTTAGATTTGACGAGAAGCTTGACTTCACCCCAGGTCAGTTTATAATGGTATGGCTCCCAGGGGTCAATGAGAAACCTTTCAGTCTAGCTGATAAAGATTTAATCGTTGTAAAAAGGGTAGGTCCCTTCACATCGAAACTCTTCACGCTCGAGGAAGGTGACTACCTATGGATTAGGGGCCCCTATGGAAACGGGTTTAAAGAGGTGAAAGGGAAGGTTGCCTTAGTTGCTGGAGGAATAGGAATACCACCGATATACGCCCTCGCAAAACATGGAAAGCTTGAGGAGAAAGTCCTTATATATGGAGCTAGGGGTAAGGATGAGTTGGCCCTTTTGGATATAGAAAATTACGTTGATGAAATAGTTATAACAACCGATGATGGCTCATATGGAATCAAAGGCTTCCCAACAGATGTGCTTGCCAAGAGGAAGGAAGAATTTTCACAGGTCTACGCTTGTGGTCCAGAGATCATGCTCGCAAAGGTTTTAGAAATCATGAACTACGAAAGAACCCAAATTTCAGCGGAAAGATACATGAAATGTGGGATAGGGATTTGTGGGAGTTGCGCACTTGGACCTTATCTCGTATGTAGGGATGGCCCCGTATTCACGGGAGAACAGTTAAAAGATACAGAGTTTGGGAAGTTCACAAGGTTGCCAGACGGGAGGATAAAAGGGTTGAGGTGAAAGCATGAAGAAGAGGTATTCCTGGGAAGAGCTTGCTAGAGCGATGGGAATTGAACCCCAAAGATTAGAAAATAAAGAAGCTAGAGAGTTGAAAAAATTCGTTGATGAGATGACCTGGCCAACCCACTGTAACTATTGTCAGGGATTGGACTTAACGAATCCAAATCCAGTTCATCATCCGAGCTACGAGCTAACCCCAGCATGCAACCACGATTGTATATTCTGCTACTCCAATGTAGCGGTAAAATTGGGCAAGGCCCCAAAACCAGGTTATTATGGCTGGGATAACCCGAAGGTTATAACAATCTCCCAATATGGGGAACCTCTGTTAAGCCCCAGGATAGTCGAAGTAAACAAAATGCTCAGAAAGAGATTCCCAGAAGCTAGGCTTGATCTTCAAACTAATGGATCCTTACTAACAAGGGAGCTCTGGGAAAAGTTAGACTTTGATTTAGTAATGATAAGTTTGAATGCTGCTGATAGAGAAAAGCATAGGAGAATAGCAAATGCAGATACATTTGAGCAAGTTGTTAACGCCCTTAAAATCGTTGGAGAAGATAAAAGTGTCCGCTCGGTTGTTAGAACTGTATTTATGCCAGGAATAAATGATGAGGATATACCAAAAATTGCAGAACTCGCAGCTTCTCTGGGAATAGATGAAATGCACCTCCAACCCCTAACGATCCATGAATTAAACGTGGAGAGGCTGAAAAAAGCAGGATTAGACTTTGAAAGAGCAGAGAGCATAAGGGAGCTATTAAAAGCTGCAATGGAAGCCAAAAAGTACATAGACGTTAGGATAAGCGGATGTATATTAGTTCAGCTTAAGCAGATGGATCCAATAACTCTCTATAGTGTTAGGAGGGTAGCTAGAGAAGTTGTGCCACTCGTAAAGAGAAGTAAGTTGGATATTTAGGCATGAGAGGATACCTTAAAAAGTGAAGATATAAAAGCTAACTACCATGCTGAAATGTTCAATCTGCATAAATGATGAAAGGATAACGAGAATCTTAATAGTAGATGGAAGGCCAATATGCAAAGAGTGCAAAGTATTTCTAGAGCACCCTCCAGATAAGGAAAAGATAAAGAAAGAACTAGAGGAGATTTTATCCAAAGTAGATAAAGCAATTGTTGCTTATTCTGGGGGTAAAGATAGTATAGTTGCATTATATTTAGCCAAAGAAAAATACTCGATAGATGTTGAGGCAGTAATGGTCGATCATGGTTTTATAGCACCCCAAGCTATAAAGAATGCAAAGAACGTTGCCAAGTACTTAGACGTTCCTTTAACTATAATAAAGAGAGATTATTCTGATATATTCAGGGAGGCATTACTAAAGGCTAAATCTCCATGCAGAAAGTGCTCCAGGAGGACAATGGAGATCCTTAGAAAGTATGCATTAAAGAAGGGGTATAGATACATGATCACAGGGCATGAACTACCTTTTGGCCATCACCCTTACAGATTAATGAGTGGAGGAATAATCCAGGTAAGGATTCTATCCTTAATGTCAGAGGAGGAAAGGATGAAGATCCTTAAGAAGTTGCCAGTTGAGTTACCGGAGCTTCCAGGCTATACTAGTAACTGTTTGATTTTAGGCCCAGCTCTACAGAGATTTTGGGAGAGACATGGTTACTCATTTGAGCATAGAAGAATAGCAGCCCTTGTTAGGTATGGACTTTTGAATAAAGAAAAAGCTCTAAAAAAAGTACAAAAACCAGAAGTTCCTCAATGGCAATGGGAGTTGGTTAAGAAAAAGCTTAAACTTGAAGATGGCTTCTAAGCTTTTCTAAGGCTACATCAAAGATTTCCTCTGGCTTAGCCTCCACCCTTCCCCTAGCTAGATTATCCGTTCCTCCTCCTTTCCCTCCAAGTTCATCAATAACCTCCTTAAGTAGTTCCCTCATCGACACTGGAACACCTTCATTCTTCGCAAAGAGGACGTACTTTTCATTAGCAAGCAATAATATCGTGTTTGAATTCTTTTTAACGAAGTCTATCGCAAAGGCCTGGGCATCCTTCATATTCCAATTCTCTACATGGGTAATTACGGTGTAATTCCCCACCTTAACGCCCTCTTTTAATAATGCCTTTCCCTTCCATTCCCATATTTCCCTTCTTAGCTCCTCTATTCTATTCTCAAGGGAGTTAACGGTCCTAAGGACTTCATTAATCCTCTCAATAAGTGGAGGATTCTTATTAGGCATTAAATCTAAGGATCCCCAATAATCCCTTAGAATCTCATTCATTTTGCTTATCGCCCTATATCCACATGTAAATTCTATCCTCCACAGGTTTTTAGATTTCTTATAAAACCTGAGAACTTTTATAATTCCAACCTCCCTAGTCGATTTAACGTGGGTTCCTCCGCAAGGGGTGACATCAACATCTCCTATTTTAACTATTCTAATTTTCTCCTTTACCTTTGTGACGTTTTTCCTTAGCTTCAAAGCAATTTCCTCAGGAAGCTTATCATATTCCTCAATAACTACTGGAAGGTCGTTGATGATGATCTTATTGACCTCTAACTCGGCCCTCTCTATCATATCCCAGTTAACTTCCCCATTCACTTCTATCTTTGCGTAATCCCTAAATATATTGAATCCCGTCGTATCAAGATCATAAAGCTTCTTTAGAACAGCGGATAATATATGCTGACCCGTGTGCATCTGCATGTTTCCGTATCTCCACTCCCAATCCAAGTAGAGTTTGACTTTCTCTCCTTCCTTTGGGATCTCTCCCCTTAACTTTCCAATGTGAAATATCTCTCCGTTCTTTTCAATGGTATCTTCCACCATTATTTCAAAATCATTCCCTTTTATGACTCCCCTATCCCCCGGTTGTCCTCCTCCCTCTGGATAGAAAATCGTTCTATCCAACACGACCTCTACTCTATCTTTTTCTTTTCTAACGTCAACGATCTTTGCATCAATTTCCCTTAAATAAGGATCCTTATAGTATACCCTTTCGACCATTCTTACCTCCTCCAGCCTCTTTGGAATATTCGCTGGCCATGATCCTTAGAAGGGAGGCTAAGTCCTTATTGTATTTCTCTTGTAACTCGGCAAACTTGCTTATAGCTAGGGCTATACCTTTCAATCCTTTTATATCGTTTATGAACTGCTCCTGCTCCTTAGAAATCTCACTCAAAATGTTCGTTATCTCAACTATCACCCTTATATCCTTTCCAAGTATTTCAGTTCCCTCCCTGATCCTATCCATGATCCCGAGGACTTCCCTCAGAGAATCAAGCTGATCCATAACTTTAGAATTAAATTCTTTTATCTCTCTCGCAAGGTTCATAGTTTGAACGGCCATCCTTCTAATTTCATCTGCAACAACAGCGAATCCTCTTCCCGCTTCTCCGGCCCTAGCGG
This Pyrococcus horikoshii OT3 DNA region includes the following protein-coding sequences:
- a CDS encoding dihydroorotase, with the protein product MTQVDLVVVGKFLFKEKIIDGSIGIEDDKIAKFSLRELKGDKKIKVEKGKIILPGLIDVHVHLRDFNESYKETIASGTKAAIHGGITTVFDMPNTKPPIMDEKTLKLRELIFKKKSYSDYALGFLIAGNEPAKADFYKIFMGASTGGIYSKNFEEDYKKAPDIVSVHAEEYELINRYPERPPIVEVVAIKKALQASKKMKKPLHICHVSTKDGLKEILKANIPWVSFEVTPHHLFLTRRDYERSKLLKVYPPLRDEEDRRYLWENLKSIPIIASDHAPHTLEDKEAGAAGLPGLETEVALLLDAVNKGMITIWDIVAKMSINPARIFKIKNKGWEEGKDADLIVVDMKKEWTIKAENFYTKANWTPYEGWKVKGKVIMTILRGEVVMEDDEIIGKPRGERIVKEGNAQGNLGSSQEH
- a CDS encoding methyl-accepting chemotaxis protein, which encodes MDIKSLEKTSTALSQSLRISVSGKEASKIINELAEEISGKFMENNTLILDNIEKLSEIMSELDRFQREFLPFFQRLEVFSREFNTLVEHLESVSKISDSIASVAKQTNLVALNASIEAARAGEAGRGFAVVADEIRRMAVQTMNLAREIKEFNSKVMDQLDSLREVLGIMDRIREGTEILGKDIRVIVEITNILSEISKEQEQFINDIKGLKGIALAISKFAELQEKYNKDLASLLRIMASEYSKEAGGGKNGRKGIL
- a CDS encoding ABC transporter permease is translated as MGLGKYLVIRIINALIVLSIVTLVVSALFVKVAEKDLENRIQELINSEYQSLAQRGRAPANPDEWRAERIAYYRHQFKLDRPYWWRVLYYSKRTIMLDFGNTRIPIFGTERNVKNIISLALPRTILLFTTAQIIVIIIGLLLGVKAAQMVGSAFDRSLSILALVTTSIPMWWFGMMSLLIFAFKLGWFPANSMPDPNLTGLAHVLDVAKRLVLPIFTIVFVLFGGWAWVTRNIMITTMQEDFIMAARAKGVPERKVIYGHALRAAAPPIVTMTIFSLLGSLGGAIITESVFNWPGMGRVYWIAIQTNEINLVMGLTFISVALYLTGVIIADISYGFLDPRVRVGASAKM
- a CDS encoding alanyl-tRNA editing protein, whose protein sequence is MVERVYYKDPYLREIDAKIVDVRKEKDRVEVVLDRTIFYPEGGGQPGDRGVIKGNDFEIMVEDTIEKNGEIFHIGKLRGEIPKEGEKVKLYLDWEWRYGNMQMHTGQHILSAVLKKLYDLDTTGFNIFRDYAKIEVNGEVNWDMIERAELEVNKIIINDLPVVIEEYDKLPEEIALKLRKNVTKVKEKIRIVKIGDVDVTPCGGTHVKSTREVGIIKVLRFYKKSKNLWRIEFTCGYRAISKMNEILRDYWGSLDLMPNKNPPLIERINEVLRTVNSLENRIEELRREIWEWKGKALLKEGVKVGNYTVITHVENWNMKDAQAFAIDFVKKNSNTILLLANEKYVLFAKNEGVPVSMRELLKEVIDELGGKGGGTDNLARGRVEAKPEEIFDVALEKLRSHLQV
- a CDS encoding radical SAM protein, giving the protein MKKRYSWEELARAMGIEPQRLENKEARELKKFVDEMTWPTHCNYCQGLDLTNPNPVHHPSYELTPACNHDCIFCYSNVAVKLGKAPKPGYYGWDNPKVITISQYGEPLLSPRIVEVNKMLRKRFPEARLDLQTNGSLLTRELWEKLDFDLVMISLNAADREKHRRIANADTFEQVVNALKIVGEDKSVRSVVRTVFMPGINDEDIPKIAELAASLGIDEMHLQPLTIHELNVERLKKAGLDFERAESIRELLKAAMEAKKYIDVRISGCILVQLKQMDPITLYSVRRVAREVVPLVKRSKLDI
- a CDS encoding dihydroorotate dehydrogenase electron transfer subunit; translated protein: MLRRVTLKETWEVAKNIKAFRFDEKLDFTPGQFIMVWLPGVNEKPFSLADKDLIVVKRVGPFTSKLFTLEEGDYLWIRGPYGNGFKEVKGKVALVAGGIGIPPIYALAKHGKLEEKVLIYGARGKDELALLDIENYVDEIVITTDDGSYGIKGFPTDVLAKRKEEFSQVYACGPEIMLAKVLEIMNYERTQISAERYMKCGIGICGSCALGPYLVCRDGPVFTGEQLKDTEFGKFTRLPDGRIKGLR
- a CDS encoding 7-cyano-7-deazaguanine synthase; this encodes MLKCSICINDERITRILIVDGRPICKECKVFLEHPPDKEKIKKELEEILSKVDKAIVAYSGGKDSIVALYLAKEKYSIDVEAVMVDHGFIAPQAIKNAKNVAKYLDVPLTIIKRDYSDIFREALLKAKSPCRKCSRRTMEILRKYALKKGYRYMITGHELPFGHHPYRLMSGGIIQVRILSLMSEEERMKILKKLPVELPELPGYTSNCLILGPALQRFWERHGYSFEHRRIAALVRYGLLNKEKALKKVQKPEVPQWQWELVKKKLKLEDGF
- a CDS encoding ABC transporter substrate-binding protein, producing the protein MKKKVGILAILVALGMLVTPLLHPVSAEEQKVLKIAMYSATGSLFMGVWNPSAAGFRDVYSTRAASLAQDEGSSVWGIDGDYHPYRCTIVEAKENVKIPSDAVIFNSTSKKWEAAYAGQTAPVAVTFKCQKIYFHDGHKLTVADVIYSYYWEWEWTSQDGDNDPYYDQNEADWNAETMAKLLGIKVVSEDDDHFVITIYHKYTFPPYKWYEYWYFTPYTSYPWQLIYAMSEVVAESNKARLANQTQGKQLFSFSESTEDIQQIDMLTPAHAKVVMEELEKLKKEKPIPDVLKQFIYNEQDEIKEYDDIINFIKQHNHMFISNGPYIIDVYKPENLYLKYIKFDKWVKPEFAEDMYNFEPYFDVIELYGIQNENTIILGVAKGDYDLSWYSFPSFKFSGLSEEDRNNIDMYVNIGGFWDMVWNPVHDKDNPYLVTVGDKKYFNPFAIREIRFALEYLINRNYIVQNILQGSGGPMFTPWTSGDKLAIKKLQPVLDAYGLDAQGDEEYALKLIDDAMRKAARDLAKMGYKLEKVNGKGYFNGQPVKLVGIGRQEDERKDEAYYIANILKKAGFDVQVKIVDRRTASKMVYLSDPANYEWNYYTEGWVAGGSVKFSISRILQYYTTAWFGPGFVGWKFTPQNTYRATVEEVLKYLGEGDIQSAIDMLELEYYTSPDKLKPILNWTADDVGWLIYTSHYKNQTLDSEAKYWDLTKIGAALGIYESFRVFTAENWEFFPVNKRIKFRVMDPAVGLGNSIVMKSAYLAEAPQSPTKTETTTSSPSPTKTETQTQTTTSSPSPTQTTSPSQTTTTTTSPSQTKTGGGICGPALIVGLAAIPLILRRRR